A single window of Neospora caninum Liverpool complete genome, chromosome XII DNA harbors:
- a CDS encoding putative PIK3R4 kinase-related protein has product MASSCYSFCTESAKDRTDPVSSSSLLDPCVSSLAPRASAPPSSSGVSPHASSTVPRTPSNAHRTAGFTSALKAAELQATLTKMAHADAGPTSHRSAACAAAHSSRTPLGATKTATSSPLSSHTYSHGAAGPATLCASSALSVAQNNAAVAAAQAAHSAGLRVCSQARTGSSSSSCGGPLASPATAAYSTARATPPSLSSVLLNSPLSQFAASGPSSPHSPMSLGRPSFHAFSSHSQPGCGVGGASALTSARLSPTQKKNSQLRTSVAGSAVATKTTVIPRPARSGSKSGRQSETPAGGTPLTKPQQTTGAKTPTSSTSDSAAHKHGEKPADVNGAKKRGLATSWYQVVCESAAVEEGKVRSCCCNAAIQPSVLQGHPQQLEARVVYSNTKAIIRRVEDATRPGLSSQVFLNSTNPDWDAHPSLAVETLHLDKLLQSAIYGAVFRASLHTSRAKPRAEKPAFNGEEPGVGKKGGDDIRIETVSEVVAVKVLSLTLQLNASPSLQEDFLSELKFYPYLKNHPNILTPSRVYVDSDQQLLFLVFPFAEYEDLFEVLKKRKQPFSEGEVRWMCRQLFEAVCELHKRGIAMRDLSLENVLIFRCPRTGLIIPKITDPGQAVIASPHAAARARASASGDASRAEHLPDPSPVLLPPDKIFGKSFRPPEVYRQCRYDPYKVDSFCLGWMVYYLLTKHQLFQRAVPSDENWRLLASKDASDLLELLGKKNGAVLSVDGLDFAVQLLEEDPSRRLSIRQALRHPFMAGKTVTPVYADSIFPNDPVAHQQHMLKQQHHRQLHLERQQRVQQQFAHQRRLRCMQQEQQRFLRQEQQRLLQQERALQLRYQARKTHSSEDSLSSAPRILGTSASCVSLKPSAVKQEQRVGAAPSQQTKPVSSRENSPSSVKRSVSLKRPASAYKLRAASREELQAKHDADQRSDSPRNACASKASESGRNDSGRASARSLEAAGESPLSQIGDQKARVTPVQSRAPCGQNGVESECKPSSSRKAESTLSPPLSSRRTEEAARAKEARAPAGASGTQESSKGSAGASAQGAAAAQPASCAAAEPRPIIADPAKRARGKTDRSAAGADLRGARRPSSRSTDSGSTSAETFSCGSDSDSSCATGEPLSGPGGDLGKLGRTDAGLADAKKKPPVLSAGAKVDPLQPGLKLRNSEGSTVKQSGRESDSYKDGNIVCARGSLALAASAVHPLVSPKGCCEAGRIASQVNDSAADQPRCEQMASRAGRDSKEKESRERPLASARSSVKSPLNQNTPTASTHGLGDSSGGESAGSETRKVIATRRSSRQSVAAMIERFQQMTRRSSVGGDPSSAKTSSASNRLFRRLPSPHPSLR; this is encoded by the exons ATGGCATCGTCGTGTTACTCGTTCTGTACGGAATCCGCGAAAGATCGCACAGATCCAGTTTCTTCGAGCTCGCTTCTCGATCCTTGTGTCAGCTCCTTGGCACCTAGAGCGTCAGcaccgccttcttcgtccggcgtctctccgcacGCGTCGTCCACTGTCCCGCGAACTCCCAGCAACGCCCACAGGACTGCCGGTTTCACTAGTGCGTTGAAGGCAGCGGAGCTCCAGGCGACCCTGACAAAGATGGCACACGCGGACGCGGGTCCCACCTCCCACAGAAGCGCCGCCTGTGCCGCCGCTCACAGCTCCAGGACTCCCCTGGGGGCGACCAAGACTGCCACGTCGTCCCCGCTTTCCTCTCACACCTATTCACACGGCGCCGCTGGCCCAGCCACActctgcgcttcctccgctttATCTGTCGCCCAAAACAACGCAGCAGTGGCAGCTGCGCAGGCTGCGCACTCGGCAGGCCTCCGCGTGTGTTCCCAGGCTCGAACCGGGAGTTCCAGCTCCAGCTGCGGTGGACCCTTGGCGTCGCCTGCGACCGCCGCGTATTCGACCGCGCGCGCGActccgccgtcgctgtcttctgtccTGCTCAACTCCCCTCTGTCGCAGTTTGCGGCCTCTGGGCCCTCGTCGCCGCACTCCCCGATGTCGCTCGGCCGCCCTTCTTTCCacgccttttcctcgcatTCACAACCCGGTTGCGGAGtgggcggcgcctccgcgctcACCTCCGCTCGCCTTTCGCCCACCCAGAAGAAAAATTCTCAGCTCCGCACATCCGTGGCTGGCTCCGCAGTTGCCACCAAAACGACCGTTATTCCTCGGCCGGCTCGGTCCGGCAGCAAGTCGGGGCGACAAAGTGAGACTCCAGCGGGCGGCACGCCTCTGACGAAACCGCAGCAGACCACCGGAGCGAAGACACCCACTTCGTCGACGAGCGACTCTGCAGCCCACAAACACGGCGAAAAACCCGCGGACGTCAACGGCGCGAAAAAACGTGGCCTCGCGACGTCTTGGTACCAGGTCGTGTGTGAAAGCGCGGCagtcgaggaagggaaggtCCGGAGTTGTTGCTGCAACGCCGCCATCCAGCCCAGTGTACTG CAAGGACATCCACAGCAGCTCGAGGCACGCGTCGTCTACAGCAATACCAAAGCCATCATCAGGCGCGTGGAGGACGCGACGCGGCCGGGGCTCTCGTCGCAAGTGTTCCTGAATTCCACCAATCCGGACTGGGATGCACATCCGTCTCTCGCAGTCGAAACCCTTCACCTCGACAAACTTCTCCAAAGCGCCATCTACGGAGCAGTCTTCAGAGCCAGTCTGCACACCAGTCGGGCAAAGCCGCGGGCTGAGAAGCCTGCGTTTAACGGCGAGGAACCCGGCGtggggaagaagggcggagaTGACATCCGGATAGAAACCGTTTCGGAGGTGGTTGCCGTCAAGGTTCTTTCCTTGACGCTGCAACTgaacgcctcgccgtcgctgcaAGAAG ACTTTTTATCCGAGTTGAAGTTCTACCCGTACCTCAAGAACCACCCGAACATCTTGACGCCCTCCCGGGTGTACGTGGACAGTGACCAACAactgctcttcctcgttttccccttcgctGAATACGAAGACCTCTTCGAGGTTCTGAAGAAGCGCAAACAGCCCTTCTCTGAGGGCGAAGTGCGCTGGATGTGCAGACAGCTTTTCGAAGCGGTGTGCGAGCTGCATAAACGGGGTATCGCCATGCGAG ATCTTTCGCTGGAGAACGTCCTGATTTTCCGATGTCCAAGAACTGGCCTGATCATCCCGAAAATCACAGACCCCGGACAGGCCGTCATTGCGAGCCCACACGCTGCCGCTCGTGCCAGGGCTTCCGCCAGCGGGGACGCGTCCCGTGCGGAACACCTGCCGGATCCGTCCCCGGTCCTGCTGCCCCCGGACAAAATTTTCGGGAAGAGTTTTCGGCCTCCagaggtgtacagacaaTGCAG ATACGATCCGTACAAGGTGGACAGCTTTTGTCTCGGATGGATGGTGTACTACCTGTTGACGAAGCACCAGCTGTTCCAGCGGGCGGTCCCCAGCGATGAAAACTGGAGGCTGCTTGCAAGCAAAGATGCCTCGGATCTCCTTGAGCTCttggggaagaaaaacggggcCGTGCTTTCCGTCGATGGCCTCGATTTCGCTGTTCAGCTGCTCGAGGAAGATCCGAGCCGCCGACTGTCGATTCGGCAGGCTTTGCGGCACCCATTCATGGCAGGGAAAACAGTGACTCCAGTTTACGCAGACAGCATCTTCCCAAATGATCCCGTCGCCCATCAGCAGCACATGCTGAAGCAACAGCACCATCGTCAGCTTCACCTCGAGCGGCAACAACGTGTGCAGCAACAGTTCGCGCACCAGCGCAGACtccggtgcatgcagcaggAGCAACAGCGGTTTCTGCGACAGGAGCAACAGAGACTGTTGCAGCAGGAGCGCGCGTTGCAACTTCGATAccaggcgaggaaaacgcacagCTCGGAAGACTCCCTCAGTTCCGCTCCAAGGATTCTCGGGACGAGTGCGTCGTGTGTGTCGCTCAAACCGTCAGCCGTCAAGCAAGAGCAGCGCGTGGGGGCGGCGCCCAGCCAGCAGACCAAACCCGTTTCCTCGAGGGAAAATTCACCTTCAAGTGTGAAAAGAAGCGTTTCTCTGAAAAGACCAGCGAGCGCCTACAAATTGCGTGCTGCTTCGCGGGAAGAGCTTCAGGCGAAGCATGACGCGGACCAGCGCTCAGACAGCCCGCGGAACGCCTGCGCTTCGAAGGCCTCGGAGAGTGGAAGGAATGATAGCGGCCGTGCCTCAGCTCGCTCCCTCGAAGCCGCAGGCGAATCGCCGCTGTCCCAAATTGGCGACCAGAAGGCGCGGGTTACCCCCGTGCAGTCAAGGGCTCCGTGCGGTCAAAACGGAGTAGAGTCCGAGTGCAAACCCTCGAGTTCCCGGAAGGCCGAATCAacgctctctccacctctctcttcgagACGCACTGAGGAGGCAGcaagagcgaaggaagcaCGCGCACCGGCAGGAGCGAGCGGGACGCAGGAGTCTTCCAAAGGCAGCGCTGGTGCGTCAGCTCAAGGCGCGGCAGCCGCACAGCCTGCGAGCTGCGCAGCGGCCGAGCCTCGGCCCATCATTGCAGATCCTGCGAAACGAGCGCGAGGCAAAACCGATCGAAgcgcagcaggcgcggaTCTCAGAGGTGCACGCAGGCCGAGCAGCCGAAGCACAGATTCTGGTTCAACCAGTGCGGAGACCTTTTCATGCGGAAGTGACAGCGACTCTTCATGCGCGACCGGAGAACCCCTTAGTGGACCTGGCGGTGACCTAGGAAAGTTAGGAAGAACCGACGCTGGATTGGCGGATGCCAAAAAAAAGCCTCCGGTTCTCTCCGCGGGAGCGAAGGTGGACCCCCTTCAACCGGGGCTGAAGCTGCGGAATTCCGAAGGTTCCACTGTGAAGCAGAGTGGGAGAGAAAGTGACTCCTACAAGGATGGAAACATCGTCTGCGCACGCGGCTCTCTCGCACTTGCAGCGAGTGCTGTCCACCCGCTGGTGTCCCCGAAGGGCTGCTGTGAAGCGGGACGAATCGCGTCTCAGGTCAATGACAGCGCTGCTGACCAGCCGCGGTGCGAACAAATGGCTTCCCGGGCGGGGCGCGATTccaaggaaaaggagagtcGAGAGCGACCGCTTGCATCT